AGTTGCAGTTATGGCACTTGAACGTGTTCCTTCCGATATCCGTGCGGCGGGTGGAGTAGCTCGTATGGCAGATCCTCGCATAGTAGAAGATGTCATGAATGCTGTTTCCATTCCTGTTATGGCAAAAGCGCGAATTGGTCATATTACGGAAGCTCGTGCTTTAGAAGCAATGGGTGTTGATTATATCGATGAAAGTGAAGTATTAACTCCTGCTGATGATGAATTTCATTTGTTAAAATCAGATTTTACTGTTCCATTCGTATGTGGTTGCCGTGATATCGGGGAAGCATTGCGTCGAATTGGTGAAGGAGCTGCGATGCTTCGTACTAAAGGGGAACCTGGAACTGGCAATATCGTGGAAGCTGTCCGTCATATGCGCCAAGTAAACAGCCAAATCCGTCAAATTGCTAGTATGACAGATGATGAATTAATGGTTGCAGCAAAGAATTTCGGTGCTCCTTATGAATTAATCAAAGAAATTAAAACACTTGGTAAACTTCCAGTTGTTAATTTTGCTGCTGGTGGAATCGCTACTCCGGCTGACGCAGCGTTAATGATGGAACTAGGAGCTGATGGCGTTTTCGTAGGTTCTGGTATTTTCAAATCCGATAATCCAGCTAAATTTGCCAATGCGATTGTCCAAGCAACGACTTATTATACGGATTATGAATTAATCGGCAAACTTTCGAAAGAGTTAGGTTCGCCGATGAAAGGAATCGAAATGTCCCGCCTTAATCCAGAAGATCGCATGCAAGATCGGAGTTTTTAATATGAAAACAATCGGTGTTCTTGCAATTCAAGGAGCTGTTGATGAACATGTGCGCATGATTAAATCTGCTGGTGCTATTCCTACAAAAGTAAAGCACGCAAGCGATTTTGCTAAACTTGATGGTCTTATTTTACCTGGTGGAGAAAGTACGACGATGCGCAAAATAATGAAGCATTACGACTTAATGGAACCTGTCAGAGCATTTGCGAAAGATGGGAAAGCAATTTTTGGTACTTGTGCTGGACTTGTTCTTTTATCCAAAGAAATTGAGAGTGGCGAAGAGAGTTTAGGCCTTATTGATGCAACTGCTGTCCGTAATGGCTTTGGACGGCAGAAAGAAAGCTTTGAAGTTGAGTTACCTGTTGAAGTATTTGGATCAACTTCTTTTGAAGCAGTATTCATCCGTGCTCCTTATTTAACAGCCCCAAGCAAAAATGTCACTGTGCTAGCAACGATGGATGATAGGATTGTAGCAGCAAGACAAGATAAAATATTAGTAACAGCCTTCCATCCTGAATTAACAGATGATAATCGCTGGATGCGTTACTTTTTAGAAAAAATCGTATAAAAAAACAGTAGACTCACGCGAGTCTACTGTTTTTTGCTAATTATTTGTTTACTGCTTGAGCGGCAGTAATTAGTGTTAAATTATAAACATCGTCTGTATTACAGCCACGAGACAAGTCATTAACCGGCGCATTTAAACCTTGTAAAATCGGGCCAACTGCTTCAAAATTACCTAAACGTTGCGCAATTTTATAGCCAATATTTCCTGCTTCTAAACTCGGGAAGATGAATACATTCGCGTCCCCTTTAATAACAGAACCTGGTGCTTTTTTCTCAGCAACAGTAGGAACAAATGCTGCATCAAATTGGAATTCGCCATCAAGTGTAAGTTCTGGCGCTTTTTCTTTTGCAAGTGCAGTTGCTTCTACAACTTTTTCTGTCTCATCGGATTTTGCAGAGCCTTTTGTTGAGAAACTTAACATAGCAACACGTGGATCAATACCGAAGATTGCCGCCGTTTCCGCACTAACAATGGCATTCTCAGCTAAGTCTGCTGCAACTGGTGCGATATTGATTGCTACATCACTGAATAAGTAGCGTTCTTCCCCACGAACCATAATCATTGCCCCAGCCACTTTACTTACGCCTGGTTTTGTTTTAATAATTTGTAGTGCTGGACGAACTGTGTCGCCTGTAGAATGAGCCGCACCACTTACTAATCCTTCTGCTTTACCTGTGTATACAAGCATAGTTCCAAAATAGTTTGGATCTGCAAGCATTTTACGAGCAGCTTCTTCGGTTGCTTTACCTTTACGGCGTTCCACAAATGCAGCCACTAATTCATCAAAAAGTGGATCAGTTGCAGGTTCATGAATAGCGATTCCTTCAACAGAAACACCAATTTCTTTCGCTACTGCTTCTACTTCGCTTTTATTTCCAAGTAAAATCGGTGTAACAATGTTTTCTTTTTTTAGTCGTGCAGCTGCTCCAACGATACGTTCATCCGTACCTTCTGGAAGTACAATGCGCACGTTTTTCCCAGTAACTTGTCCTTTAATCGTAGTAAATAAATCACTCATGTGTTATTTTCCTCCATTAATATAAAATGTTATAGATACTATTTTACTATAAAAACAAGCAACTTGATAGGTAAAAACCGATTAAAAACAGCTCTGGCACTTATTTCCGTGTATCAATACAGACGTAAAAAGGCATGACATTAAGACAAAAGAGCTATCCCTTGTTAGGAAATTTTTTTGCTGTTATACCCTACTATTTTGGTGTATAGCAAATTAAATTGAAAAAAAGCTTCATATTAAATTGCATTCGTGATAAAATGAACATAGTTGATAATGATTATCATATTCATTACATATTTTAAAAGGAGGCCTGTTTGATTATGCAATTAAATGAAACTTCCATTGGTGATAAAGTTCGAATTTCCGAGTTAAAACTTGAAAATTCGATGCTTAAACGTCGCCTACTCGCGCTTGGTTGCGATGAGGGTTGTGAAATTTGTATCAAACAAAAAGGATTATTTGGCGGACCGTATACGTTTGAAACAAAAGGACAATATATTAGTATCAGGCAATGCGATGCTTGTGCCATTGTGGTGGAACGCAGATGAGTCAAAATACGTTTTGTTTACTAGGAAATCCAAATACAGGAAAAACATCTCTATTTAATGCACTAACTGGCTCTTATGAATATGTTGGAAACTGGAGCGGAGTAACGGTTGAAAAAAAAGTTGGAACCTTGCGTTCGAAAACGGGTAAACTAATTGATTTACCAGGGGTTTATGATTTAAATCCGATTTCCCGAGACGAGACAGTTGTTACACGTTTTTTATTAGAAGAAAAATTTGATTGTATGTTAAATATTGTCGATTCTTCGCAAATTGAGCGAAACTTAAATTTAACGATTCAATTGCTTGAGTTTGGTGCCCCTGTTGTTATGGGACTAAATATGATTGATGTCGCAGCAGGTCGAGGCATTCATTTAAACATTCAAAATCTCGCTAAAAAACTCCGGATTCCGATTTTACCAGTCGTTGCTAGATCTGGCAAAGGAACCGATGATATTTTAACGACATTGTCCGAAAAACACGTCGCACCAGCGATTCCACTAGTTTTACCGTACGGGCAACAAGCTGAAAAAGCCATTAGCGACATTCAAAATTTAACAAAAGATTTAATCCCTGCAAAACAGTCTCGGTGGCTGGCTGTACAATTTCTTTCAAAAAATGAAGTTACGGAAGAATTCTTAGCGACTAATTATGCTTTTGAACAACTTGTTTCCATTCGAAGTGAGCTCGAGGAAGCGCTTGATGACAAACTAGAAAATCATTTTCACCAAGTTCGTGTTACTTATATTCAAGATATTTGTTTGACTTCCGTTGAATACACACGCACTTCTGATATCCCGCTATCTGACAAACTAGATAAAATTTTCACGCATAAATGGTTAGGAATCCCCATTTTCTTAGGGATTATGTGGTTGATTTTCCAAATAACCTTTACTTGGGTTGGCGCCCCGCTGTCTGACTTACTTGACGGCTTTATCGGCGGCACGTTTACTGACTTTGTAACATCGTTTTTAAATACCATTGGTGCATCTGGTTTTATTATTGACTTGATTGCGGATGGAATTATCGCTGGTGTTGGTGGCGTTCTCGTTTTTGTTCCGCAAATTTTAGTCATCTTTTTCTTCATATCTGTCCTAGAAGATTCCGGTTATATGGCGCGAATTGCCGTTGTGATGGACCGTGTCATGGAAATATTTGGTCTTAACGGAAAAGCATTTATCCCAATGATTATTGGTTTTGGTTGTAACGTTCCTGGAATTATGGCAGCAAGATCCATTGAGGAATCCAAAGAACGTATGCTCACGATTCTTGTTTCTCCTTTTATGTCATGTTCGGCACGCCTTCCAGTATATGCACTTTTCGTCGGCGTATTCTTTGAGCAGTATCAAGCGCTGGTCGTTCTTTCACTTTATGTCATTGGTATTTTAATGGCGCTAATCGTCACTAAGATTCTTTCTAAAACACTGCTTAAAAAAGATAATTCCGTATTCGTCGTGGAGCTACCACCTTACCGTCTCCCTTCACTAAGAACATTATGGCGTAGCACTTGGGAAAAAGGAAAAGGATTTTTACGCAAAGCAGGAACATTTATTTTTGCCGGTTCGGTGATTATTTGGTTACTCAATTATGCTGGTCCTTCTGGTTTTGGCGTTCCGATGGGAGAAAGTTTCTTAGCAATTATCGGCGGTGTCCTTGCACCACTACTCGTTCCACTTGGTTTTGGAACTTGGCAAGCTGGGGCAACACTGATTCCCGGATTTTTAGCAAAAGAAGTCGTTGTTTCCACGATGGCAATTATTTATGCAGTTGGGGAAAGCTCGATGGGGAGTGTGGTTAGTACGTTCTATACCCCGCTATCCGCTTACTGCTTTATGTTATTTATTCTTTTATACATTCCTTGTCTGGCAACGGTCGCTGCAATTCGAAAAGAAACTAGTTCGTGGAAATGGACTGCCTTCTCTGTCGCCTATCCACTTGTAACAGCATATGTACTTGTATTTCTTGTCTATCAAATTGGTAGTTTGTTCATTTAAGGAGGATATTTTAAATGAGTATTATCGTTAACTTATTGCTCGGTGGCGCCATTTTCGGCTATACCATTTATGCGATTATAAAATTTGTAAAACGTAGTAAAGAAGGCAAATGTGGCGGCTGCGAGTTGGAAAAAGCTTGTAACTGCGAATCTGAAGAACATACTAATTTGGATCATATATTTAAATGAAAAAGAAGAGCTGAATGGATTTCATTTGGCTCTTCTTTTTCATTTAGGCTTAATCATCACTTCGACAATTTCATATGGATTTCCTAACCGCGGAAAGGCTTTTTGGTGAAAACTTCCGGCTCCTAAACCTGCGGATATAATCATCGTTTTTCCGTCTTTCGTATGTTCACCGTATACAAATTCAGGTAATATAAACCGTTGTGGTCCTGGCGCAATCGCTCCAATATTAGTAAAAGGAATCCGAACAATCCCACCGTGTGTATGGCCACTTAATGTTAAATCAAAGTCATTTGCCACATAAAGCTCAAAATAATCTGGCATATGCGAAAGTAGTACTTGATAGTATTTAAAATTTTGTTGTTCTTTCAATTTTGCCAATCCTTCTTCATAATAAGGATAATCATACGTCAAATTTGCACTACTCCGTAAACCAGACATTTGAAATTTTTGCCCGTCTACATCAATGGTCACAGTTTTATCTTCTAAATTAGTGACGCCAGCTTCTTCTAAAAACCGCTTATAGTCATCTTCGTACGCATCTTTAATATCGTATTCATGATTCCCTGGTGAAAAATAAACAGGAGCTATTGTTGTTAATTGCTTCACTAATGACTTTGGAATACTATCACCTTGCTCATCAAAGAGATCTCCGGTAATCGCAATTACATCTGGCTTCAATTCTTCCACCTTTGCTACAAGTTTACTATTATTTTCACCAAACTCACTAAAATGCAAATCAGATAATTGTACCAGCTTTATTTCTTTTTCGATTTTAGTGGATGTAACATCATATTGCTTTACAGTCAACCGCGTTCCAGCAAACCACCCCACAACAAGTAAGGCAATCATCACACCCAATATAATAACCAACTTTATCTTCCTCGTCATTTTTTCACCTCTACGTTGCTGTTTCGATTTATTTTTATTGACTTTCATTTTTTAAATGCCCCTATCAAACACAATTACTTTCATTATAACCCACATTAAGTTGTGACTCAAAATGAACAAAATTTGAAGCAAGTATTAAAACCTTTTAGAGTTAACCTTTTTGGGGAATCCGCTTTATGTGAAGCTAGGTGTAAAAAACATCGGATTGACATAAGCTTAATATAGTATATAATA
The nucleotide sequence above comes from Listeria ivanovii subsp. londoniensis. Encoded proteins:
- a CDS encoding FeoA family protein, translated to MQLNETSIGDKVRISELKLENSMLKRRLLALGCDEGCEICIKQKGLFGGPYTFETKGQYISIRQCDACAIVVERR
- a CDS encoding metallophosphoesterase; this translates as MTRKIKLVIILGVMIALLVVGWFAGTRLTVKQYDVTSTKIEKEIKLVQLSDLHFSEFGENNSKLVAKVEELKPDVIAITGDLFDEQGDSIPKSLVKQLTTIAPVYFSPGNHEYDIKDAYEDDYKRFLEEAGVTNLEDKTVTIDVDGQKFQMSGLRSSANLTYDYPYYEEGLAKLKEQQNFKYYQVLLSHMPDYFELYVANDFDLTLSGHTHGGIVRIPFTNIGAIAPGPQRFILPEFVYGEHTKDGKTMIISAGLGAGSFHQKAFPRLGNPYEIVEVMIKPK
- the pdxS gene encoding pyridoxal 5'-phosphate synthase lyase subunit PdxS → MEKKVGTDRVKRGMAQMQKGGVIMDVVNAEQAKIAEAAGAVAVMALERVPSDIRAAGGVARMADPRIVEDVMNAVSIPVMAKARIGHITEARALEAMGVDYIDESEVLTPADDEFHLLKSDFTVPFVCGCRDIGEALRRIGEGAAMLRTKGEPGTGNIVEAVRHMRQVNSQIRQIASMTDDELMVAAKNFGAPYELIKEIKTLGKLPVVNFAAGGIATPADAALMMELGADGVFVGSGIFKSDNPAKFANAIVQATTYYTDYELIGKLSKELGSPMKGIEMSRLNPEDRMQDRSF
- the pta gene encoding phosphate acetyltransferase, which encodes MSDLFTTIKGQVTGKNVRIVLPEGTDERIVGAAARLKKENIVTPILLGNKSEVEAVAKEIGVSVEGIAIHEPATDPLFDELVAAFVERRKGKATEEAARKMLADPNYFGTMLVYTGKAEGLVSGAAHSTGDTVRPALQIIKTKPGVSKVAGAMIMVRGEERYLFSDVAINIAPVAADLAENAIVSAETAAIFGIDPRVAMLSFSTKGSAKSDETEKVVEATALAKEKAPELTLDGEFQFDAAFVPTVAEKKAPGSVIKGDANVFIFPSLEAGNIGYKIAQRLGNFEAVGPILQGLNAPVNDLSRGCNTDDVYNLTLITAAQAVNK
- a CDS encoding FeoB-associated Cys-rich membrane protein: MSIIVNLLLGGAIFGYTIYAIIKFVKRSKEGKCGGCELEKACNCESEEHTNLDHIFK
- the pdxT gene encoding pyridoxal 5'-phosphate synthase glutaminase subunit PdxT, which codes for MKTIGVLAIQGAVDEHVRMIKSAGAIPTKVKHASDFAKLDGLILPGGESTTMRKIMKHYDLMEPVRAFAKDGKAIFGTCAGLVLLSKEIESGEESLGLIDATAVRNGFGRQKESFEVELPVEVFGSTSFEAVFIRAPYLTAPSKNVTVLATMDDRIVAARQDKILVTAFHPELTDDNRWMRYFLEKIV
- the feoB gene encoding ferrous iron transport protein B; translation: MSQNTFCLLGNPNTGKTSLFNALTGSYEYVGNWSGVTVEKKVGTLRSKTGKLIDLPGVYDLNPISRDETVVTRFLLEEKFDCMLNIVDSSQIERNLNLTIQLLEFGAPVVMGLNMIDVAAGRGIHLNIQNLAKKLRIPILPVVARSGKGTDDILTTLSEKHVAPAIPLVLPYGQQAEKAISDIQNLTKDLIPAKQSRWLAVQFLSKNEVTEEFLATNYAFEQLVSIRSELEEALDDKLENHFHQVRVTYIQDICLTSVEYTRTSDIPLSDKLDKIFTHKWLGIPIFLGIMWLIFQITFTWVGAPLSDLLDGFIGGTFTDFVTSFLNTIGASGFIIDLIADGIIAGVGGVLVFVPQILVIFFFISVLEDSGYMARIAVVMDRVMEIFGLNGKAFIPMIIGFGCNVPGIMAARSIEESKERMLTILVSPFMSCSARLPVYALFVGVFFEQYQALVVLSLYVIGILMALIVTKILSKTLLKKDNSVFVVELPPYRLPSLRTLWRSTWEKGKGFLRKAGTFIFAGSVIIWLLNYAGPSGFGVPMGESFLAIIGGVLAPLLVPLGFGTWQAGATLIPGFLAKEVVVSTMAIIYAVGESSMGSVVSTFYTPLSAYCFMLFILLYIPCLATVAAIRKETSSWKWTAFSVAYPLVTAYVLVFLVYQIGSLFI